The following proteins are encoded in a genomic region of Pleuronectes platessa unplaced genomic scaffold, fPlePla1.1 scaffold_26, whole genome shotgun sequence:
- the LOC128436412 gene encoding uncharacterized protein LOC128436412: MRHREKKNTRSGTLPDVYIRHTEKKFVNAKVCCDCCPTTRVSYLTAPMSVVPPVCECRRQQVVREAPMIADFKTRWPALFHVHEVCVELKRIKTIHLELTFFSELDAHSADLIQLFAKTGRVQGRRIRSIMVAMTETDEDPEKLVKEYLSDDKRSLEAMAETVFGVFVIRHHGAGPSENPEDVRILLEGVKVLHELRYVPFAVAVLLALVYALNRSYPRELKYTFEALQKIKYMTELILTLGKTPCD, from the exons ATGAGACATCGCGAGAAGAAAAATACCAGGTCAGGTACGTTACCGGATGTGTACATCAGGCACACGGAGAAG AAATTTGTGAATGCCAAAGTGTGCTGTGACTGCTGTCCGACCACAAGAGTCTCCTATCTGACTGCACCTATGTCTGTTGTCCCACCTGTCTGTGAATGCAG GAGGCAACAAGTAGTTCGGGAGGCACCAATGATAGCTGATTTCAAAACAAGGTGGCCTGCTCTCTTCCATGTGCATGAG gtgtgtgtggaACTCAAGAGAATCAAAACAATCCATTTAGAGTTAACGTTCTTCTCTGAGCTGGATGCTCACTCTGCAGACCTAATCCAGTTGTTTGCTAAGACAGGCAGAGTTCAAGGGAGGCGGATCAGAAGCATCATGGTAGCTATGACTGAG ACTGATGAAGATCCAGAGAAGCTGGTGAAAGAATACCTG AGCGATGATAAAAGGAGTCTGGAGGCTATGGCAGAGACGGTCTTTGGAGTCTTTGTCATTCGACACCACGGTGCAGGGCCCAGTGAGAACCCAGAGGATGTCAGAATTCTTCTGGAGGGTGTAAAGGTGTTGCATGAGTTGAGGTATGTGCCTTTTGCAGTGGCAGTGTTGCTTGCGCTCGTGTATGCTCTAAACCGTAGCTACCCCAGAGAGCTAAAATACACCTTTGAAGCTCTGCAGAAGATCAAGTACATGACTGAGCTCATCCTCACCTTAGGAAAAACACCTTGTGACTAA